Part of the Acidimicrobiia bacterium genome, GGACCCGGAGGGCGAAGGCCTCCTCGGGCTCTACGAAGGCGTCTCGCTGCTCGAGCGCGGCAACGACTACTTCGGGGCTTCACCGGACACGATCACCGTCTTCCGTCAGCCGCACCTGGCGCGCACCGGCAGCGGCCGCGAACTGCGCGCCGAGATCAGGAGGACGGTGCTCCACGAGCTGGCGCACCATCTCGGCATCGACGACCGCCGGCTGTTCGACCTCGGCTGGGACTGATCCCGGATGATGCGATAGACCTATTCACAGTGCCTGTCGGGGAAGTTTGCTCATCCCCGGTATCCGAGATGCCGATATCGCGTCCATGGCCAGGATGCCAGACACACGTGACCCTTACGGGCGATGCGAGGCGCGGTGCAACCACGACCTCGCCAACGGGGTGACGGTCGCAGAGCTGCTCGGTAGGGACGGGCCGTTCGAAGACCGCCTCGTTGCCCTGCTGACGGCGACGCCGCGGCCGGTCGTCCAACATCCGCTCGTCCGCGCGAGCTGAGCTCCCGGAGGCGACAGACACGGGTCCGTCCCGTCACGGGATGACCGTGTCGCTCGGGCGCGGGAAGGCCGGGATCCCCGGCCCGGGGCTCGGCGAGTTGTGGAACGTGCCCTGCCACGTCTGCCGCTTGAAGGTCACGTCGACCGGACCGCAGTCGTTCCTGGCGTACTGGGGGTCGCCGGTCGCCGCCACGTAGTTGTCGTGGATGGCGATGGCGTCGTTGCCGGACTGGCCGCCTCCCGACTTGTTGCCGCAGCTCAAACGGAAGATGGCGAAGCTCGTCTGCGTCTCGATGACGTTGTCGTAGACATCGCCTCGCCTGACACCCCTGATCTCGATCGCCGAGTCGTCGAAGTCGTACACGTGGTTGCGGCGGACCACCTGGTCGACCCCCTCCCGGTTGGGGTGCTTCGGGTCGAAGAACGTCGGGCCGGTGTTCCCGCCGAGCTGGAGGGCGGCGTTCTGTCTGATCCCCCAGATCTCGTTCTCCTCGATGAGGATGTTCGACGAGCCGCCCTTGAAGAAGATGCCGTGGCTGCCGACGGCGTTGTCGTGGATCCGGTTGCCGCGGGCCACAGACTTGCGGACCCCGACCCCGTCGATCACGGCGTTGGCGATCGATTGGGACACGTCGTTGCCGAGCAGGTAGACCCGCTTCACGTCCCACTTGCCGTTGCGGTTGACCTTGATGGCGGCGCCGGGGCCCCACACCAGGTTGCGCACCTGCGTCTTGCGGACGACGACGTGGGTGAGGTCGCCCCCCTCGGGGGCGACGTGGATGTTGTTGCCTCCTCCCTTGCGCACCTTGACTCGACGGAGCGCGACGTACGACCCGGAGAGTCTCAGCTCACCGGACCCGTTCAGGTCGATCACGGCGCGCTCGGCTCCCGGCTCGGTCTCGATCTTGATCCACGCCTCCTCCGTGCCGGAGCGACGCATCACCAGGTTGCCGGTGACCTCGTGGCGGCCCGAGGCCAGGCGGATCGTGTCACCGGGCCGTGCCGAGTCGAACGCCGCCTGGAGGCTGTCACCCGTCCCAACTTCAATCGTTCTTAGGTCGCCCTTGACCTTCGGCGTGCGATAAAAGGGCGGTTCGGAGGCAGCGATCGCCGGCCCGTCCCCAGTCGGTA contains:
- a CDS encoding metallopeptidase family protein, yielding DPEGEGLLGLYEGVSLLERGNDYFGASPDTITVFRQPHLARTGSGRELRAEIRRTVLHELAHHLGIDDRRLFDLGWD